One Planctomycetia bacterium genomic window, GAGATGCAGGTACAAGCCCCGAAGTGGCCGGACGCGATGGTGACCATGTTTCTGGGAGTGATCATCGAGTCCAAGAGGTCGTGGACCGCCGTCGCATCATGAAAACCGGCAATGGTGTGATTCCCGAACGGCGTCGGCTGCTCGGATGGACAGCGGATGTCGCCGCACCAACCGCCGCACTCCGCCAGAAACGTACGATAGGCGGGTGGAAGTGCCACACCGATGGCTGCTTCGATGGCGCCGACGTCACGCTCGGTTCGATTCCTAAAAGGCGCGCAGCCGAGTTCTCGCAGGCGACCGGAGTAACCCATGTGCATTTGTCTTTCTCCGTGAGCGACCGGCTAGCGGTGCGGCTCGACCTTCAAGTCGCTTGCCCTCCTCCGCGAATCTCGCCGCGGACTTCCGACCGAATTCTACTTAGGAAAGTCCGAGGAAATGAGCAGGCTCGCGAGATTGAAGGTTCATTCTCAGTTTGCCAGCAGCCATTCCAGGCCAACTTGCCGGTTGTGCTCCCGAAAGCCGATCACGCGACCGGACGCAAGTTCGCCTTGTTTGGGCCATGTATGGCGGTCAGGTGGCAGCGATCTGGCGTCCGGTGATAACCTCAAAGTCACAATTTCGATGATTCCGAGCACCCCTGCGCCGAAATCCAGGAAGATGCCGAACGGTGCCGTGCTCACGACGCGGCCTGTGACGACCGTGACGATCGGGAATCGTTGCTTCACCGATTCCCACTCGGGTTCAGAAAGGTTGGCGAATACAGGGATGGTCGGATCGCTCATCGCCGAATTTTAGCCGATCCGAAGCTGAAATGGGGATCGCCGTAACGCCGTTGGCGTAAGGGAGGCGTCATCGGGCGGTTCCTAGGGTAGGAGCGAGTACGGCCCAACCCTAGGCTATCTGGCTGTACGCCTTCAGCGTGCCGGATGAAGGCATGTCGGGCTTCGCCCGCCGGCGGTTACGCACGCGGCGCGTGCGATTGTCCCAGCCTGCGCTAGATCTCGGCGTCGAGTTCGGCCTGGAAGCGGCCTTCCTCCGTTTGCGGGCGGGCAGATGGGGAGCCGGAAAAGGTTGAAACCGATAATTGAGGAGGAAAGGTTCTCGGAGAATTGATTTGCGACGACCCTTTGCGGGCCGCCGGAAATCGCGTGCAGGAATGGAACGTAATACGTCGGCCGGCTTGTGTTGGTGCTGCCAACCGCATTCTGGCGCGGCCCCTCACCCAACCTCTCCCCGGATAATGGTCCTTCGATCGCCAGCGGCTCGCGCCGGGGAGAGGAGCCAAAAAGGTTTTTTGTTTGACGCCACCCGGGGTAGCTCGAGTACGAGCAACCCCAGGCTTTGGGAGCCCAACGCTTTCAGCGTTGCCGGACCACGCGCAATGTTGTCGGATAGTTCGCGCCCTACCGGGGCCGAGTCATTCGAAGACCCCCCACGCCGTTGGCGAGACTACCGCCCTTGGCCTCGCCCCTCGCTAATCGCTCGACGGCGGCGGTTGGTCTTACTTTCAGGGCTCGCTGTATTTCTGCTCCGCGGCCTCAGTTGCTCGCTCGGCGGCCTGCGTTGCCCTGCGGCGGAGCGAAGTGATGTTCGCAGGCGGGACAAACTCGCGTCGCGAGGGAAACTTCGCGGCGACAGTTCGGACAGGATTGCTTCCGATCGTAGTAGTCGGCCTCCGCATCGAGCTCGGCGTCGAGTTCGGTCTGGAAGCGGCCTTCCTCCGTTTGCGGCACCAGGGCGACGACGATTAACGACAACGGTCCGAAAATGAGAGCGGAGAGGTAGCCGTAGTGCGGCGCGTAACCCTTGCGGGCCGCCATCCGACCGCCCAGATAGCCCAGCCCAAGCCAGATCAAGATTCCGGGAATAGAAAACGCCAGCAGTCTTACTTAGGGCGAGAATCGCGTCGTTGGGCGAGTGGATTCTACTGATGCGAAGCCTGCCATTGCTTCAGCCCATCCCTGGGCTGATGAAAATCTCTCTGGAATGCGCCCGGCGAGGGTTTATAGGTCCGTAGGAAGTCTCTCCTTATTGAATGATGTTGCGATTGGGAGCGTGAGTATCCGGAGTGGCGCCCCTCCCGGGGCTCCGAACATGATTCTTCCGTTACCTAACCTGGGGCTTCCGCCCCAGGCTACTGGAGTGGCGCCACTTCCGTGGCTCCGAACCCTTCGATGCCGACAGTCAGGCAGTTCGTGCAGACCACTCCGCGGCGCAATGAAATCCGGAAGGAATCGCTTCTGAGTTTTTCATCGGGCCACCCCCGACCCCTCTTCCCGGATAACGTCGTTCGATCGCCAGCGGCTCTCTGCGCTATCGGGTACGTCGCGCCGGACACGGAAGGTGTGGAACAAGCCGCCTGGCTCCCGGCAAAGCCGGGCTTCGATCCGAAGAGGCCGGCGAGGTCATGTTCCTCGATGTCGGCATGTTCGTCATCGCCTATGAAAAAGGGAACCCACACAAGCTTTGTTGGCAGACGTACTTGCCGTAAATCCCATCGCGGGCGAACCGGTTGAGGGGGCGATCATTCGTCGGTTGACGCCGCAAATCGAGATCGCTGTAACGCCTCTGGCGTAAGGGACGCGTCATCGGACGGTTGCTAGGGTAGGAGCGAGTACGGCCCAACCCTAGGCTATTTTGCTGAACGCCGTTGGCGTGCCGGATGCAGAGGCGTCGGGCT contains:
- a CDS encoding SMI1/KNR4 family protein, with product MRELGCAPFRNRTERDVGAIEAAIGVALPPAYRTFLAECGGWCGDIRCPSEQPTPFGNHTIAGFHDATAVHDLLDSMITPRNMVTIASGHFGACTCISIAGIDRGSVYALDSEFRVFWSEEEFHQRFNAMADCVREYLDLRRLDQLPEKPAGYESTYFLASDFDEFLKRCHRCG